In Chloracidobacterium sp., the following proteins share a genomic window:
- a CDS encoding EAL domain-containing protein: MTRDKIAQFAKLLAILLGMASVIWAVSGFNTASLGLEFLLVLLFSTLVAPRMSLALQGSRFALSFSDAAIFLSFMLFGGPAAIIIAGAETLANCLYLRRKGFPFGRLMIPTNVSINAVSTAITYLVYVNVPRASFVTAAPGSMQLMIATLGSLAVVQFTVSSILVAVFQALREGASLWTVWLRDCFSSSVTQMVGAALAGLIFKLINYGDIVSGLIAFTALGIAYLSYRKSISEANRAIRNMEAAERSKAEAERERRIEAEANAAQLEQALEKEERANDALRRSEQDLQFAALHDSLTGLPNRKRFNDILRRLIEAYRNDPSETFHVLFLDLSRFKNINDSLGHALGDKVLMIAGKRFVRLLKDDDMVARIGGDEFAVILKNLATASKAQKVARRIFDSIAEPFNLSGNRISISVNIGVAPCDAEYSTPEEVLRDADIAMHYAKERGTGVELFTMDLRTRFMERVRYENDLRLALDREELGVSYQPLVDLHTGSLLGFEALMRWHHGEFGQIPPNKFIPIAEDSGQIVPMTRWMLNTACRQIAAWQQIGPEYAELVVSVNISGKHLSNDDLLDDVQAAIETAKIRPETLKLEITESAAMENAEHTIGMLHRLNSLGVQLSIDDFGTGYSSLSYLHRLPFDTLKIDRSFVYSVGESGENSEILQTIISLAKSLKKKVIAEGIETRSQLKLLQNLGCDYGQGYLLSKPQTREKMERALYEHRRWLPSKPGDVPPAPRGRNGRSPAIIKSEPGFLH, translated from the coding sequence ATGACGCGAGACAAGATCGCACAATTCGCCAAACTACTGGCCATCCTCCTTGGCATGGCTAGTGTGATATGGGCTGTCTCTGGCTTTAACACGGCAAGTCTCGGGTTGGAATTCCTGTTGGTATTGCTGTTCTCGACGCTGGTTGCTCCGCGGATGAGCCTCGCCCTGCAAGGGTCGCGGTTCGCACTCAGTTTTTCTGACGCGGCCATCTTTCTGTCATTTATGCTCTTCGGCGGCCCGGCGGCGATCATTATTGCCGGGGCTGAAACCCTCGCGAACTGTCTGTATCTGAGGCGAAAGGGCTTTCCATTCGGCCGATTGATGATCCCGACCAATGTTTCGATCAACGCGGTATCGACCGCGATAACTTACCTGGTTTATGTCAACGTGCCGCGTGCATCATTCGTCACGGCCGCTCCGGGCAGCATGCAGTTGATGATCGCGACCTTGGGCAGCTTAGCGGTTGTCCAGTTTACTGTTTCATCGATCTTGGTCGCGGTGTTCCAGGCTTTGCGAGAGGGCGCAAGCCTCTGGACGGTCTGGCTCAGGGACTGTTTCAGCAGTTCCGTGACGCAGATGGTTGGCGCGGCCTTGGCCGGACTTATTTTCAAGCTGATCAACTATGGCGACATCGTCAGCGGACTTATCGCGTTTACTGCGTTGGGTATCGCATATCTGAGCTACCGCAAATCGATCAGCGAAGCCAATCGGGCAATAAGGAACATGGAGGCGGCAGAGCGATCGAAGGCCGAGGCTGAACGCGAACGCCGCATCGAAGCCGAGGCTAACGCGGCCCAGCTTGAGCAAGCTCTCGAAAAGGAAGAGCGGGCCAACGACGCTCTGCGGCGGAGCGAGCAGGACCTGCAATTCGCGGCGCTGCATGATTCGCTGACAGGTTTGCCTAACCGAAAACGCTTCAACGACATTCTCCGACGGCTTATCGAGGCTTACAGGAATGATCCGTCAGAGACGTTTCACGTTCTGTTTTTGGATCTTTCTCGATTCAAGAACATAAACGACAGCCTCGGCCACGCTTTGGGTGATAAGGTGCTGATGATCGCGGGCAAGCGTTTCGTCAGGCTGCTCAAAGACGACGACATGGTCGCCCGCATCGGCGGTGACGAGTTCGCCGTGATCCTCAAAAACCTCGCGACGGCGAGCAAGGCACAAAAGGTGGCGCGGCGGATATTTGACAGCATCGCAGAGCCGTTCAACCTGAGTGGCAATCGCATTTCGATATCGGTCAACATTGGCGTTGCTCCGTGTGATGCCGAATACTCGACGCCCGAAGAGGTGCTTCGCGATGCCGACATCGCGATGCACTACGCCAAGGAAAGAGGGACCGGCGTGGAGCTATTCACAATGGACCTGCGGACTCGATTCATGGAACGAGTTCGTTATGAGAATGACCTCCGGCTCGCGCTCGACCGGGAAGAGCTTGGTGTAAGCTATCAGCCGCTGGTCGATCTGCACACGGGCTCTCTGCTCGGTTTTGAGGCCCTCATGCGTTGGCATCACGGCGAATTTGGCCAGATACCGCCAAATAAGTTCATACCGATCGCCGAGGATTCCGGCCAGATCGTGCCGATGACACGATGGATGCTTAACACCGCCTGCCGCCAGATCGCGGCTTGGCAGCAGATCGGCCCCGAATACGCTGAGCTGGTCGTGAGCGTCAACATCTCGGGCAAACACCTGTCGAATGACGACCTGCTCGACGACGTGCAAGCGGCCATCGAAACGGCAAAAATACGGCCCGAGACTCTCAAGCTCGAGATAACCGAGAGTGCCGCGATGGAGAATGCCGAACACACGATCGGCATGCTGCATCGCCTGAATTCGCTCGGCGTGCAGCTATCGATAGACGATTTTGGCACGGGCTATTCGAGCCTCAGCTATCTGCACAGGCTGCCTTTTGACACGCTAAAGATCGACCGCTCGTTCGTCTATAGCGTCGGCGAGAGCGGCGAAAATTCCGAGATCCTGCAGACGATCATCTCGCTCGCCAAGAGCCTGAAAAAGAAGGTCATCGCCGAGGGCATCGAGACCAGATCGCAGCTTAAACTGCTGCAAAATCTCGGCTGCGACTACGGCCAGGGCTATCTGCTCTCAAAGCCGCAGACCCGCGAAAAGATGGAGCGAGCCCTCTACGAACACCGCCGCTGGCTGCCGTCGAAACCCGGCGATGTCCCGCCCGCGCCTCGTGGCCGAAACGGCAGATCGCCCGCTATCATCAAATCCGAACCCGGCTTTTTGCACTAA